The Shewanella pealeana ATCC 700345 genome contains the following window.
GAAAGACTTTAACCGCAAAACTGCCATTAGGTGCCAAAACTTGATGACACATATCTAAGGCTAGTTCTACTAAATACATGGCTCGAGGCTGATCAACACCACCTGTTCCACTCATATTAGGTGCCATATCTGACAGCACCACATCGACCTTGGCATCACCCACTCGGGTTAACAATGCGTCCAGTACTTTCTCTTCGCGGAAATCGCCCTGTAGGAAATCAACACCAACAATCGGGTCCATAGGTAAAATATCACAAGCGATAACTTTACCCTTGTCTCCTGCCAACTTAACGGCAATTTGAGACCAGCCACCCGGCGCGGCACCTAAATCGACAACAGTCATTCCCGGACGAATGAGTTTATCTTTTTCTTGGATCTCTTCAATCTTAAAGGCCGCACGCGACCTTAAACCGCGCTTTTGCGACAGTTTGACATAGTGATCGTCGAAATGTTCCTGCATCCAGCGAGAAGAACTGGCCGTTCGTTTTTTTCCTGACATTTAAAATCCGCAACAAAATTGAGAGTTACACAAAGCCTATATAAGGGTAGAATAGCGGGTTTTCAACAGTAACTCAGCATAAAGTTGGTATAAATGAACTTAACAACCAAACAAAAACAGCACTTAAAAGGCTTAGCGCACAGTCTCAAGCCTGTAGTGATGCTTGGTGGCAACGGCTTGACTGAGGGAGTGCTGGCTGAAATTGATAATGCACTTTCACATCATGAATTGATTAAAGTGAAAGTAGCCTCTGGTGACAGAGAGCTTAAAAACGCTATCGTAGATGCCATTGTACGTGAAACTAAAGCTGAAAAAGTACAGCTTATCGGTCACGTTTTAGTACTGTTCCGTCAGTCTGAAGAAATGAAAATTGCTGTGCCTAAGGCAAAGTAATTAACAAAGATCTCTTCATTCACATGAAAGATGCCTTTGTAAGATAAATAAAAAGAGCCGCTGTTTATACAGCGGCTCTTTTTTTGTCTGCTTTATGGAGCGTCGCTAATCGGTTCAACCTTGTAATGCTCCGCACTCACTTTTAAGTACTCGGGTAAACAGGTTCCTACCGACACTGACGAGATAGTACCGATTAATATTCCTAAGAACATGGCAATCGAAAATCCTTGCAGCGGTGCCCCCCCCATAATCCACAGTGCAGCTACTGTGAACAAGGTTGTACCACTGGTAACCATAGTTCGCGAAAAGGTGGCTTGTACTGCACTACTGCAAATTTCATCTATCGCCGCCTTAGGCTTAGCAATAAGCACTTCCCTAACCCTGTCGGCAATTACGATAGAATCATTTAAGGAGTAACCTAAGATGGCCAATACAGCGGCGAGAATCGTTAAGTTAAATTCCATTTGAGTCAGCGAGAAAAATGCCAGTACAAAGATGACATCATGAAACAAGGCCAGCAGTGCACCGCTAGCGAGTCGCCACTCAAAACGAAAACTTAGGTAGCCTAGGATACATAGCATAGCGGCTAATAGCGCCAAACCTCCTTGCTCAGCTAACTCTTGGCCTATCTGTGGCCCGACAATACTCGAGTTAAGAACTTCGACTTGATTTGTTAATGGTGCAAGTACTGTACGTATATCTGCTCCTGATACATCATCGACCTTTGCGTAACGCAGCACCCATCGGCCCGGCTCACCCGCAGAGATTACACTCACCTCTTGCTGTGAATCTTTACCTAATAACTCACTTATTTGAGCGGCTTTAATATTCGGATCGAGTTTAACTTCAGTTACCACACCGCCGGTAAAGTCCAGTCCTAAATTAAAACCATTAGTCAAGATGATGCCAATTGAAGCAAGCATGATCAGTAGCGAGAACACACTCGATAGGTAACGTGCTTTGGTTAACTTGCTTAAGTTACTCATATTAATAAATTCCATATTACACCTTCACGTTACGACTAAAATCACGACCATATGCCCAGTTAACAAGCGCACGAGACGCAAATATTCCGGTAAACATACTGGTTAAAAGACCTAAACCTAGGGTTAGGGCAAAGCCCTGAATAGGGCCATTACCTATGGCGTAAAGCACCACGGCAGTGATCATTGTGGTGAAGTTAGCGTCAACAATGGTTGAAAATGCACTATCAAAGCCTCTGTCTATCGCGTGGGCAAAGCTACGCCCTTCTTTTAACTTATCTTTAATTCGCTCAAAAATAAGTACATTGGTATCAACAGCCATGCCGACGGTTAACACTAGGCCAGCAATACCCGGCAATGTTAAAACCGCGCCAGGGATCAGTGCCATAAGACCAAAAATAAGGATCATGTTGGCGACTAGCGCTACGTTCGCTATCCAGCCTAAACGGCGATACCAAAGCCCCATAAACAGCAAGGTGACTCCCATGCCTAAAGCAAGTGCGGAGAAACCATTGGTAATGTTTTCTTCACCAAGACTTGGGCCGATGGTTCGCTCCTCAACAATGGTCACAGGGGCTGTCATTGAGCCTGCTCTGAGTAAAAGCGCTAGCTGCTGAGCCTCGGCGTAATCCCCAGCGCCAGTAATACTAAAGCGATCGCCCAATTGCGCTTGAATGGTCGCGACACTTATGACTTCAGTTGTTTGCCTAATTTGACCATTGTCATCACGGCTATATTCACTGTAAGAAGTCGCCATCGGCTTACCGATATTGTCCCGAGAAAAGTCAGACATCATACTTCCACCTTCCCTGTCTAAATGGATCACCACTTCAGGTAAGCCCATCTCGCCAAGGGATGCCCTAGCATCGACGATATGCTCGCCGCCTAAAACCGCTCGTCTTGCCACATAAACTGGCTTACCTTGCTCATCTTTAAGTGTCTTTGCGTTGACAGAACCCGGCTGCTTCACCTGATAAAAAGCAAGGCTTGCAGTGGCGCCAATCACAGACTTGGCCGCGGCGGGATCTTGTACTCCAGGCAGTTCGATACGGATGCGGTGTTCACCTTGACGCTGCACGACTGCTTCAGTGATCCCTAACTGCTCAATACGGCTGCGCATGATCTGCAAGTTTTGTTTAACGGTGAGATCGCGGATAGTAATCTTCTCGGCTTCAGTCATACCAACACTCAAAGACTGCTCACCTGAGTTTGAAACTTGCCAATTAGGGTATTGTTTATTGATAAACTGCCTGACAGCCCCTCTTTGCTCGAGTTCTTGAGCCGAAATTTGCACATTGCCATCGACTTGCTGCTGAACGGTCACACCATATAAAGCCTCTTGACGTACAAACTGCCTAACCGATTCAATAAAGGTGTTGTATTGCAGCTTATAGACAGGCTCAATCTCCACATCAAGCAAGAACTGCACTCCCCCGCGCAGATCGAGCCCTAGCTTAATTGGCGAGAAGCCCAGGGATAATAACCAGTTTGGCGCTGCCGGCGCTAAGGTCAAAGTTATCTCTGTCGGGTCTTTGAC
Protein-coding sequences here:
- the secF gene encoding protein translocase subunit SecF, producing MSNLSKLTKARYLSSVFSLLIMLASIGIILTNGFNLGLDFTGGVVTEVKLDPNIKAAQISELLGKDSQQEVSVISAGEPGRWVLRYAKVDDVSGADIRTVLAPLTNQVEVLNSSIVGPQIGQELAEQGGLALLAAMLCILGYLSFRFEWRLASGALLALFHDVIFVLAFFSLTQMEFNLTILAAVLAILGYSLNDSIVIADRVREVLIAKPKAAIDEICSSAVQATFSRTMVTSGTTLFTVAALWIMGGAPLQGFSIAMFLGILIGTISSVSVGTCLPEYLKVSAEHYKVEPISDAP
- the yhbY gene encoding ribosome assembly RNA-binding protein YhbY, with the translated sequence MNLTTKQKQHLKGLAHSLKPVVMLGGNGLTEGVLAEIDNALSHHELIKVKVASGDRELKNAIVDAIVRETKAEKVQLIGHVLVLFRQSEEMKIAVPKAK
- the secD gene encoding protein translocase subunit SecD encodes the protein MREQKNTTILNHYSAWKYVLLVVTIIIMLFSALPTFFGEDAAVQISKEAGLKVNALELHQLLIAQGVKVKRIDQTSGQTLIVIDDNSQQSQLKSFLSNQVKDPTEITLTLAPAAPNWLLSLGFSPIKLGLDLRGGVQFLLDVEIEPVYKLQYNTFIESVRQFVRQEALYGVTVQQQVDGNVQISAQELEQRGAVRQFINKQYPNWQVSNSGEQSLSVGMTEAEKITIRDLTVKQNLQIMRSRIEQLGITEAVVQRQGEHRIRIELPGVQDPAAAKSVIGATASLAFYQVKQPGSVNAKTLKDEQGKPVYVARRAVLGGEHIVDARASLGEMGLPEVVIHLDREGGSMMSDFSRDNIGKPMATSYSEYSRDDNGQIRQTTEVISVATIQAQLGDRFSITGAGDYAEAQQLALLLRAGSMTAPVTIVEERTIGPSLGEENITNGFSALALGMGVTLLFMGLWYRRLGWIANVALVANMILIFGLMALIPGAVLTLPGIAGLVLTVGMAVDTNVLIFERIKDKLKEGRSFAHAIDRGFDSAFSTIVDANFTTMITAVVLYAIGNGPIQGFALTLGLGLLTSMFTGIFASRALVNWAYGRDFSRNVKV
- the rlmE gene encoding 23S rRNA (uridine(2552)-2'-O)-methyltransferase RlmE — encoded protein: MSGKKRTASSSRWMQEHFDDHYVKLSQKRGLRSRAAFKIEEIQEKDKLIRPGMTVVDLGAAPGGWSQIAVKLAGDKGKVIACDILPMDPIVGVDFLQGDFREEKVLDALLTRVGDAKVDVVLSDMAPNMSGTGGVDQPRAMYLVELALDMCHQVLAPNGSFAVKVFQGEGFDEYMKAVKEAFKTVKTRKPDSSRPRSREVYLVATGYKL